In a genomic window of Thalassotalea piscium:
- a CDS encoding EAL and HDOD domain-containing protein: protein MYFYAARQPILDQNKNLYAYELLFRDSINNVFPNVDGDVATSKMVEASQFNVGVSDFTGNKPAFINFTQETIAQGYPTMLTPQEVVVEVLETEKPGKRLLALIKDLHEKGYTIALDDYQHQSVWAHFFPFIHIIKICWRGTTQEEMQVIKDAIIKFPHIKLLAEKVETYEEYDQAKALGCELFQGYFFAKPEMMKTKQLSPSQMAMAELLYETSKPELDLVSITSVFERDVSLSYKLLRYANSPIFRRRAEISTIKQALVTLGAGELKRFLGLMFATNINPDKPTELINLAMARAKFCELTASDLKTKIDTSSAFLTGLLSMIDAILDESIENVLEKLPLAQEIKDTLLTKKGPVAALITLVTLIERAQWDKTGIVIDKLGIKKESVIKHYNDALAWADEQSQHVE, encoded by the coding sequence ATGTATTTTTATGCCGCTCGACAGCCCATTTTAGATCAAAACAAAAACCTTTATGCCTATGAGCTTTTATTTCGCGATAGCATAAACAACGTTTTTCCTAATGTAGATGGTGATGTCGCAACGAGTAAAATGGTTGAGGCTAGCCAGTTTAATGTTGGTGTTAGCGATTTTACTGGTAATAAACCTGCATTTATTAACTTTACCCAAGAAACTATCGCACAAGGTTATCCTACAATGCTAACACCTCAAGAGGTGGTAGTAGAAGTTTTAGAAACAGAGAAACCAGGTAAGCGCTTACTTGCACTCATTAAAGACCTACATGAAAAAGGTTATACCATTGCGCTAGATGATTATCAGCACCAAAGTGTTTGGGCTCATTTCTTTCCATTTATCCATATTATAAAAATATGTTGGCGTGGCACTACACAAGAAGAAATGCAGGTGATCAAGGACGCTATTATAAAGTTCCCTCACATAAAATTACTTGCAGAGAAAGTAGAGACCTATGAAGAATATGATCAAGCTAAAGCATTAGGCTGTGAATTATTTCAAGGTTATTTCTTTGCTAAACCTGAAATGATGAAGACAAAGCAGCTTTCACCTTCACAAATGGCAATGGCTGAGCTTCTTTATGAAACATCAAAACCTGAACTAGACTTAGTTAGTATAACCTCGGTCTTTGAACGTGATGTATCTCTATCCTATAAATTATTGCGCTACGCGAATTCCCCTATATTTAGACGACGAGCTGAAATATCAACAATAAAACAAGCGCTTGTTACGTTAGGCGCGGGGGAATTAAAACGATTTCTAGGATTAATGTTTGCTACAAATATTAATCCTGACAAACCAACCGAGCTTATTAATTTAGCTATGGCTAGAGCAAAATTTTGCGAATTAACCGCAAGTGACCTAAAAACTAAGATAGACACTTCTTCTGCATTTTTAACCGGTTTATTATCAATGATTGATGCGATTCTTGATGAAAGCATAGAGAATGTATTAGAAAAACTCCCTCTTGCTCAAGAAATTAAAGACACTTTACTAACGAAGAAAGGTCCAGTTGCAGCACTTATAACACTTGTAACACTAATAGAACGTGCACAGTGGGATAAAACAGGGATTGTCATAGATAAGTTAGGTATTAAGAAGGAAAGCGTCATTAAACACTATAATGACGCATTAGCATGGGCTGATGAACAATCTCAGCATGTGGAATAA
- the galE gene encoding UDP-glucose 4-epimerase GalE, producing MSVLITGGAGYIGSHTVVELLALTDDIIIVDNLSNANVLVFDRIKQITGKTVTFIKADICDRDAMKQLFSAHKISSVIHFAGLKAVGESNDIPLMYYQNNVAGTITLLQVMAEHNVKKLVFSSSATVYGENNVSPLIETMPTSAINPYGQTKLMIEHILFDLAKSDPQWSIACLRYFNPIGAHSSGLIGENPNGIPNNLLPYVAQVAIGRLPKLQVFGDDYDTIDGTGVRDYIHVVDLALGHVKALESIDNIKGCQPINLGTGNGTSVLEIVESFRSVSGSVIPYDIKPRRTGDIGTVFANAELAFNLLSWRAERDIHTMISDTWRWQSSNPNGFE from the coding sequence ATGAGCGTATTAATAACAGGTGGGGCAGGTTATATTGGTAGTCACACGGTGGTGGAATTATTAGCATTAACCGACGATATAATTATTGTTGACAACCTATCTAATGCAAATGTTTTAGTGTTTGATCGCATTAAACAAATTACAGGTAAGACAGTCACTTTTATCAAAGCAGACATTTGCGACCGTGATGCAATGAAGCAATTATTTTCAGCTCATAAAATTAGCTCAGTAATTCATTTTGCTGGCTTAAAAGCAGTTGGGGAATCTAACGACATACCGCTAATGTATTACCAGAATAATGTTGCTGGTACTATTACCTTGTTACAAGTAATGGCAGAGCACAATGTTAAAAAGTTAGTGTTTAGCTCATCAGCAACGGTTTATGGTGAAAATAATGTCTCGCCTTTAATTGAAACTATGCCAACATCGGCAATTAATCCTTATGGTCAAACAAAGTTAATGATCGAGCATATCTTGTTTGATCTCGCTAAAAGCGACCCTCAATGGTCGATTGCTTGTTTGCGTTACTTTAACCCTATTGGAGCACACTCATCTGGGCTTATTGGGGAAAATCCTAATGGTATTCCAAACAATTTGTTGCCTTATGTTGCTCAGGTTGCAATTGGACGCTTACCCAAGCTACAAGTATTTGGTGACGACTATGACACCATAGATGGCACTGGAGTTAGAGATTATATTCATGTGGTTGATTTAGCGCTAGGGCATGTTAAAGCGTTAGAGAGCATTGATAACATTAAAGGTTGTCAGCCTATTAATTTAGGCACGGGTAATGGTACCTCGGTATTAGAAATTGTTGAAAGTTTTCGTTCGGTCAGTGGTAGCGTCATTCCTTATGACATTAAACCACGCCGTACGGGTGATATTGGCACTGTTTTTGCGAATGCAGAATTAGCTTTTAATTTATTATCGTGGCGAGCAGAGCGTGATATACACACCATGATAAGTGATACATGGCGCTGGCAATCAAGTAACCCGAATGGTTTTGAATAA
- a CDS encoding DHH family phosphoesterase, translated as MHFDVFNGDADGIIALVQLRLAEPKDSILVTGVKRDIKLVAQVDVKQATSVTVLDLSMEKNTIALNKILAHGIPTLYVDHHRPGDIPESDQLTAIIDTDANTCTSLLVNQYLNGKYAYWAVAAAFGDNMNASAIELATQLGLSKDQQEKLKALGIYINYNGYGASIDDLHYPPAELFKLLIAFENPFVLIDDEHSVFSALEQAYSQDMQKVKLAQTLADEKQCKVITLPDEAWARRVSGVLGNDLANQSPNKAHAVLTENSDGTYRVSLRAPLNDKQGADTICIQFPTGGGRAAAAGINYLPAELVSKFIETVKLYY; from the coding sequence ATGCATTTTGATGTGTTTAATGGTGACGCAGATGGGATTATCGCATTAGTTCAATTGCGTTTGGCTGAGCCCAAAGACTCTATTTTGGTAACGGGAGTAAAGCGAGATATTAAGTTAGTTGCTCAAGTCGATGTTAAACAGGCAACATCTGTAACGGTATTAGATCTTTCTATGGAGAAAAATACTATAGCTTTAAACAAAATATTAGCTCATGGTATCCCTACCTTGTATGTTGACCATCACAGACCCGGAGATATTCCTGAAAGTGATCAGTTAACAGCCATTATAGATACTGATGCAAATACATGCACTAGCCTGCTGGTTAATCAATACCTTAATGGTAAATATGCCTATTGGGCAGTTGCTGCGGCTTTTGGTGATAATATGAATGCATCGGCTATTGAGCTGGCAACTCAACTAGGGTTAAGTAAAGATCAACAAGAAAAGCTAAAAGCCTTAGGTATCTATATAAACTACAACGGTTATGGCGCTTCAATTGATGATTTACATTACCCACCAGCTGAACTTTTTAAACTATTAATCGCATTTGAAAACCCCTTTGTGCTAATCGATGATGAACACTCTGTATTTTCAGCGCTAGAACAAGCCTATAGCCAAGACATGCAAAAAGTGAAGCTTGCGCAAACGCTTGCCGATGAAAAGCAGTGTAAAGTTATTACCTTACCTGATGAAGCATGGGCAAGGCGTGTTAGCGGTGTACTCGGAAATGATTTGGCTAATCAATCTCCTAATAAAGCTCATGCGGTACTTACTGAGAATAGCGATGGGACTTATCGCGTTAGTTTACGTGCACCGTTAAATGATAAACAAGGGGCTGACACGATTTGTATTCAATTTCCAACAGGGGGTGGCCGAGCCGCAGCAGCGGGTATTAATTATTTACCTGCTGAATTAGTGTCAAAGTTCATTGAAACAGTTAAACTATATTATTAG
- the cysC gene encoding adenylyl-sulfate kinase — protein sequence MKTENTVWHAHQISKVQRANLKKQRPCLLWYTGLSGSGKSTVANAVDTLLFERGFHSYLLDGDNVRHGLNGDLGFSDQDRIENIRRISEVGKLFIDAGMIVSTAFISPFAAERKVAKNMLEQGEFIEIYIDTPIAVCEQRDPKGLYKKARSGDIKDFTGIDSTYDVPLTPDIHIKTEKLSIVQCAEQIIHYLIAHQYIK from the coding sequence ATGAAAACAGAAAATACTGTGTGGCATGCGCATCAAATAAGTAAAGTACAACGCGCTAACCTTAAAAAACAACGCCCATGCTTATTATGGTATACCGGTTTAAGTGGGTCTGGAAAGTCAACTGTTGCCAATGCTGTTGATACTTTATTATTTGAGCGTGGTTTTCATAGTTACCTACTTGATGGTGATAATGTTCGCCATGGCTTAAATGGTGATTTAGGTTTTAGTGATCAAGATCGGATTGAAAATATTAGGCGAATTAGCGAAGTTGGTAAATTATTTATTGATGCCGGTATGATAGTGTCAACAGCCTTCATTTCTCCGTTTGCTGCTGAGCGAAAAGTTGCCAAAAACATGCTTGAACAGGGTGAATTTATAGAAATTTATATTGATACGCCGATAGCTGTGTGTGAGCAGCGTGACCCTAAAGGGTTATACAAAAAAGCTAGGTCAGGTGATATTAAAGACTTTACAGGAATAGACTCTACTTATGACGTGCCATTAACACCGGATATTCATATAAAAACTGAAAAGTTAAGTATAGTGCAGTGTGCTGAGCAAATTATTCATTATTTAATTGCTCATCAATATATTAAGTAA
- a CDS encoding SLC13 family permease has protein sequence MVAIQWLLIAIFIATFFGLVKFQQFPERVFAVALFACLGFSFVDTQDILSNAVNPGLVTLILLVLASFSFERTSILRRLSAVMINGSKFKSTVRTLVYTALASALMNNTAVVAALISTVKNNSLINPGKLLLPLSFAAILGGTLTLVGTSTNLIVNTMLIKQGHPSLGFFDFTAIGLCAAVACLAVIIVRQNSLPEMLTEKMSNQDYLVEAEVSTESKLIGLTVEENGLRNLDSLFLVELVRHGRLITPVAPDEVLLAEDKLIFSGDVSKVLVLQQFDGLTLFAEKDGLLRDNLTEVLIKPDSAVVGKTLKKAGFRARFDAAVVAVKREGSALSGKLGDLIIQPGDFLVLAVGNDFSSRTNLSKNFYILSGHKPDNMLSGWRDRLTVIGFIAVVATSVFTSIGLLKALMFYVAILIFTGCLTVNEIKRRFPLEIWMIVLGALTLAQALDSSGVAPLIAKNIEMLLQGQSAYLTLVVIFILTLLMTEVMTNSAAAALLFPIAYSISVGLEVSPLPFVMAVAFAASGSFISPYGYQTNVMVYNAGNYTLTDVVKFGVPVSIVYSIVVLILLPMVFPF, from the coding sequence ATGGTAGCAATACAGTGGTTGCTTATCGCTATTTTTATTGCAACCTTCTTTGGGTTGGTAAAGTTTCAACAATTCCCTGAACGAGTATTTGCTGTCGCATTATTTGCTTGTTTAGGTTTTTCATTTGTAGATACTCAGGACATTCTTTCAAATGCAGTAAACCCAGGCCTTGTCACCTTAATTTTATTAGTGCTTGCTTCATTTTCATTTGAACGAACCAGTATTTTACGTCGTTTATCTGCAGTAATGATTAATGGTTCCAAATTTAAATCTACGGTACGAACGCTAGTTTATACCGCACTTGCTTCTGCACTTATGAATAATACAGCAGTGGTGGCTGCATTAATTTCTACCGTTAAAAACAATAGTTTAATAAACCCCGGTAAATTGCTATTACCCTTATCTTTTGCTGCAATACTCGGTGGTACGTTAACGTTAGTGGGTACCTCTACTAACTTAATTGTCAATACTATGCTGATCAAACAGGGGCATCCGAGTTTAGGCTTTTTCGATTTCACTGCTATTGGTTTGTGTGCAGCGGTGGCGTGTTTAGCCGTTATTATTGTTAGGCAAAATAGTTTACCTGAGATGCTTACCGAAAAAATGTCAAACCAAGATTACTTAGTCGAAGCTGAAGTATCGACTGAATCAAAATTAATCGGCTTAACGGTTGAAGAGAATGGTTTACGCAACCTAGATTCGTTATTCTTAGTTGAACTTGTTAGACATGGACGTTTAATAACACCCGTTGCTCCAGATGAAGTGCTGCTAGCTGAGGATAAGCTAATTTTCTCAGGGGATGTTTCTAAAGTGCTGGTATTACAACAATTTGACGGACTAACGTTATTTGCCGAAAAAGATGGCTTACTCAGAGACAATTTAACCGAGGTGTTGATAAAACCAGACTCGGCAGTAGTGGGAAAAACACTAAAAAAAGCGGGTTTTCGGGCGCGTTTTGATGCGGCTGTAGTAGCCGTGAAGCGTGAAGGCTCTGCCTTATCCGGTAAACTAGGTGATTTAATAATTCAGCCGGGAGATTTTTTAGTGTTAGCGGTAGGCAATGACTTTAGTTCGCGCACTAACTTATCAAAAAACTTTTATATTTTATCAGGTCATAAGCCCGATAATATGCTTTCAGGATGGCGGGATAGGCTAACTGTTATTGGCTTCATTGCGGTAGTAGCGACCTCTGTTTTTACGTCAATTGGTTTACTTAAAGCATTAATGTTTTATGTAGCTATTTTGATTTTTACGGGCTGCTTAACGGTAAATGAGATCAAACGTCGTTTTCCGCTTGAAATATGGATGATAGTGCTGGGCGCATTAACGTTAGCGCAAGCGTTAGATTCAAGTGGTGTCGCACCATTAATTGCTAAGAATATTGAAATGTTATTACAAGGGCAAAGTGCTTACTTAACCTTGGTGGTTATCTTTATTTTAACTTTATTAATGACAGAGGTAATGACAAACAGTGCAGCTGCGGCGTTGTTGTTTCCTATTGCTTATAGTATCTCAGTAGGGCTTGAGGTGAGCCCTTTGCCATTTGTAATGGCGGTTGCTTTTGCGGCCAGCGGTAGTTTTATTAGCCCTTATGGCTATCAAACGAATGTAATGGTTTACAATGCAGGTAACTACACGTTAACCGATGTTGTTAAGTTTGGAGTGCCAGTCTCCATTGTTTATTCCATAGTTGTTTTAATACTATTACCTATGGTTTTTCCCTTTTAA
- the cysN gene encoding sulfate adenylyltransferase subunit CysN: MSHQSDLIADDIQAYLKQHENKELVRFLTCGSVDDGKSTLIGRLLHDSKMIFEDQLAAIEKDSKKSGTTGEAIDLALLVDGLQSEREQGITIDVAYRYFSTDKRKFIIADTPGHEQYTRNMATGASTCDLAIILIDARYGVQVQTRRHSFICSLLGIKHVLIAINKMDLVNYSQDRYQEIKKDYRSFADDMEFEDVRFVPISALNGDNVVEESANMDWYPGATLMKLLNTVNIEANQVSTEFRLQVQYVNRPNLNFRGFAGTIGSGHIRVGDEIVALPSGKESTVKSIVTFDGELERADKGQAITLTLESEIDISRGEMIVKKGYLPTSAKEFNAQVVWMHEDELEKGREYYIKQGSKMTTGHVVEIEHRVDVNSMETSSASQLALNEIGSVNFEVAETLHFDSYQFNKSTGAFIIIDRLSNITVGAGMITDAIVEQQQHAYSEFEVEFNALVRKHFPHWGSRDIKKLFNS, from the coding sequence ATGAGTCACCAATCAGACTTAATTGCAGATGATATTCAAGCATACCTAAAACAGCATGAAAATAAAGAGTTGGTTAGATTTTTAACCTGTGGCAGCGTTGATGACGGTAAAAGTACCTTAATAGGACGTTTGTTACATGATTCAAAAATGATCTTTGAAGATCAATTAGCAGCAATAGAGAAAGACAGTAAGAAGTCGGGTACCACAGGTGAAGCGATTGACTTAGCCTTATTAGTTGATGGCTTACAGTCTGAGCGCGAGCAAGGTATTACTATTGATGTTGCTTATCGATACTTCTCAACCGATAAGCGTAAGTTTATAATTGCTGATACCCCTGGTCACGAACAATATACCCGTAATATGGCAACAGGGGCTTCAACTTGTGATCTTGCAATTATTTTAATTGATGCTCGTTATGGTGTGCAGGTACAAACCCGCCGACACTCTTTTATTTGTTCTTTACTCGGGATCAAGCATGTCTTGATTGCGATTAATAAAATGGATTTGGTTAACTATAGCCAAGATCGTTATCAAGAAATTAAAAAAGATTATCGAAGTTTTGCTGACGATATGGAATTCGAAGATGTGCGTTTTGTACCTATTTCAGCATTGAATGGTGATAATGTTGTTGAAGAAAGCGCCAATATGGATTGGTATCCAGGTGCAACGTTAATGAAGTTATTAAATACCGTTAATATTGAAGCCAATCAAGTAAGCACTGAATTTAGACTGCAAGTACAATATGTAAATAGGCCAAACCTTAACTTTAGAGGCTTTGCTGGTACTATTGGTTCAGGCCATATTCGGGTGGGTGATGAAATAGTCGCATTACCATCGGGTAAAGAAAGTACGGTTAAATCTATTGTCACTTTTGATGGTGAGCTTGAACGTGCAGATAAAGGCCAAGCTATCACGCTTACGTTGGAATCAGAAATAGATATCAGCCGTGGAGAGATGATTGTTAAAAAAGGTTATTTACCGACGTCGGCAAAAGAGTTTAACGCCCAAGTGGTATGGATGCATGAAGACGAATTAGAAAAAGGGCGTGAGTACTACATAAAACAAGGGAGTAAAATGACCACAGGTCATGTGGTAGAAATAGAGCACCGTGTTGATGTCAACAGCATGGAAACTTCTAGTGCATCTCAGTTGGCATTAAATGAAATTGGTTCAGTTAACTTTGAAGTGGCTGAAACATTACATTTTGATTCATATCAATTTAATAAGTCGACTGGTGCCTTTATTATTATTGATAGGCTCAGTAATATTACGGTAGGGGCTGGTATGATCACCGATGCGATTGTCGAGCAGCAACAACATGCTTACAGCGAATTTGAAGTAGAGTTTAATGCCTTAGTGCGTAAACATTTTCCTCATTGGGGCTCTCGCGATATAAAGAAACTGTTTAATAGTTAA
- the cysD gene encoding sulfate adenylyltransferase subunit CysD has product MASLNFTHASDNVMKLTHLQKLEAESIHIIREVAAEFDKPVMLYSVGKDSAVLLHLARKAFAPGKIPFPLLHVDTTWKFKEMIAFRDAMAKDYGFELLVHKNPEGLAMDINPFVHGSAKHTDIMKTQGLKQALDQHGFDAAFGGARRDEEKSRAKERVYSFRDKNHRWDPKSQRPELWNVYNSKVNKGESIRVFPLSNWTELDIWQYIYLESIPIVPLYLSAKRPVVERDGTLIMVDDERFPLAEGEQVQMKNVRFRTLGCYPLTGAVESDAETLPEIIQEMLLTKTSERQGRVIDHDSAGSMEKKKMEGYF; this is encoded by the coding sequence ATAGCCTCATTAAATTTCACCCATGCTAGTGATAACGTAATGAAATTAACACATTTACAAAAATTAGAAGCAGAATCTATTCATATTATCCGCGAAGTAGCAGCTGAGTTTGATAAGCCAGTAATGCTTTATTCAGTCGGTAAAGACTCTGCAGTACTACTACATTTAGCCCGTAAAGCCTTTGCGCCAGGTAAAATTCCTTTTCCGTTATTACATGTTGATACAACATGGAAGTTCAAAGAGATGATCGCCTTTCGCGATGCCATGGCAAAAGACTATGGTTTTGAATTATTAGTGCATAAAAATCCCGAAGGGCTAGCGATGGATATTAATCCATTTGTACATGGTAGTGCTAAACATACCGATATTATGAAAACACAAGGCTTGAAGCAGGCATTGGACCAACATGGTTTTGATGCCGCATTTGGTGGAGCACGACGTGATGAAGAAAAGTCGCGTGCTAAAGAGCGAGTATATTCATTTAGAGATAAAAACCATCGCTGGGATCCTAAAAGCCAACGTCCAGAGTTGTGGAACGTTTATAATAGCAAAGTTAATAAAGGCGAAAGTATTCGCGTATTTCCGTTATCAAACTGGACTGAACTAGATATTTGGCAGTATATATATTTAGAAAGCATCCCAATTGTACCTCTATACCTTTCAGCAAAGCGACCTGTAGTTGAGCGTGATGGGACATTGATTATGGTTGATGATGAGCGTTTTCCGTTAGCAGAAGGCGAGCAAGTACAAATGAAAAATGTTCGCTTTAGAACCTTAGGTTGCTACCCATTAACGGGTGCGGTTGAGTCTGATGCTGAAACATTACCGGAAATAATTCAAGAAATGCTGTTAACCAAAACATCTGAGCGTCAAGGTCGTGTTATCGATCATGACTCGGCAGGCTCAATGGAAAAGAAAAAAATGGAAGGCTACTTCTAA
- the pgi gene encoding glucose-6-phosphate isomerase, whose product MELSNASQMALQAKERTIASLFTNDDRAKSMSIKAASLFLDYSKQNINDDELATLFSWAKEQKLTENITRMFAGEKINNTENRAVLHTVLRAPNSVKQTILKTEADEVIETEKRVEQIVNNIRSGKSVSAAGKRFTDVLVIGIGGSFYGVKVALSALNPFCSPSLSVHVLANIDGGAVHEKLAKLSVDTTLVIVISKTFTTQETMLNAQAVKQWMRSNANNELIDFSELMQLQWYAVSTNITKATEFGLSATNVLPMWDWVGGRFSLWSAVGLPLALAIGNNEFSQLKNGAYEMDQHFLTSQFEQNMPVIMALVGLWNRNVLGHSSLAILPYDHGMRALPGYLQQTDMESNGKSVNKQGDHLSCATAPIVFGQEGTNSQHAFMQLMHQSNEIIPTDFIVALQGSSDLKEHHKVLVANCFAQSEALMKGKTLLQAQQELIEQNFDKEDAEQLAPHKVMKGNTPSNMLLLDKVTPYSFGALLALYEHKIAVQGFLWNINSFDQWGVELGKQLGQQILAVIDGGEDVSLSSSTTALISQFKSANFCK is encoded by the coding sequence ATGGAATTATCAAACGCTAGTCAAATGGCTTTGCAGGCAAAAGAGCGAACAATAGCTTCATTGTTTACAAATGATGATCGTGCAAAAAGTATGTCTATAAAAGCTGCCAGCTTATTCCTTGATTACTCAAAACAAAATATTAACGATGATGAGCTAGCTACTTTATTTTCTTGGGCAAAAGAGCAAAAGCTTACCGAAAATATTACTCGTATGTTTGCTGGTGAAAAAATTAATAACACTGAAAATAGAGCTGTATTGCATACGGTTTTACGCGCACCTAATTCTGTTAAGCAAACCATTTTAAAAACCGAAGCAGATGAGGTTATTGAGACCGAAAAGCGGGTTGAACAAATTGTTAATAATATCCGCTCAGGTAAATCTGTTTCGGCCGCAGGTAAGCGATTTACTGATGTGCTTGTTATTGGTATTGGTGGCTCTTTTTACGGGGTTAAAGTCGCACTGTCAGCGTTAAATCCTTTTTGTAGCCCGTCATTATCAGTGCATGTACTTGCTAATATCGATGGTGGAGCAGTTCATGAAAAGCTTGCTAAGTTGTCAGTAGATACCACCTTAGTGATCGTTATTTCAAAGACATTTACTACCCAAGAAACTATGCTTAACGCGCAAGCCGTTAAACAATGGATGCGAAGTAACGCTAATAATGAATTAATTGATTTTTCAGAGTTAATGCAATTGCAATGGTATGCGGTGAGCACGAACATTACAAAAGCAACTGAATTTGGCTTATCAGCTACTAATGTGCTCCCTATGTGGGACTGGGTTGGAGGTAGATTTTCACTGTGGTCAGCAGTTGGTTTACCCTTAGCGTTAGCCATTGGCAATAATGAATTCTCTCAATTGAAAAATGGTGCTTATGAAATGGATCAGCATTTTTTAACTAGTCAATTTGAGCAGAATATGCCAGTGATCATGGCATTAGTGGGGTTATGGAACCGAAATGTTTTAGGGCATTCAAGTTTAGCCATACTTCCTTATGATCACGGAATGAGAGCACTTCCAGGTTATCTACAACAAACTGATATGGAAAGTAATGGCAAATCTGTTAATAAACAAGGGGATCATCTTAGCTGTGCAACTGCTCCTATTGTGTTTGGGCAAGAAGGGACGAATAGTCAACATGCTTTTATGCAATTAATGCATCAAAGTAATGAAATAATTCCAACTGACTTTATTGTGGCTTTGCAAGGCTCATCTGACTTGAAAGAACATCATAAAGTACTTGTTGCCAATTGTTTTGCACAAAGTGAAGCATTGATGAAAGGTAAAACACTATTGCAAGCTCAGCAAGAATTGATTGAACAAAACTTTGACAAAGAAGACGCAGAACAGCTTGCTCCACATAAGGTCATGAAGGGGAATACTCCAAGTAATATGTTATTGCTTGATAAAGTTACACCTTATTCATTTGGTGCCTTATTGGCGCTGTATGAGCATAAAATCGCAGTACAAGGCTTTTTGTGGAACATTAATTCGTTTGACCAGTGGGGTGTAGAGCTAGGTAAACAACTGGGACAACAAATATTAGCGGTAATTGATGGTGGCGAAGATGTGTCATTATCCTCTTCAACCACTGCATTGATTAGTCAATTTAAATCAGCAAATTTCTGTAAATAA
- the galU gene encoding UTP--glucose-1-phosphate uridylyltransferase GalU yields MTNNIKKAVIPVAGLGTRMLPATKAIPKEMLPIVDKPLIQYIVNECVAAGIKEIVLVTHSSKNAIENHFDKSFELETTLEKRVKRQLLDEIQAICPKDVTIMHVRQGEAKGLGHAVLKARPLIGEQPFVVVLPDVILDDASANLKTENLAAMLKRFEETGQSQILVEPVPAEMVSSYGIADCNGESLNAGESKVMTQVVEKPAIDEAPSNLAVVGRYVLSAPIWDLLEFTPPGAGDEIQLTDAIASLMKLEPVEAFHMTGKSHDCGSKMGYMKANVEYALRHHELGDEFSDYLKNLIKTL; encoded by the coding sequence ATGACTAACAATATAAAAAAAGCTGTGATCCCTGTCGCTGGATTAGGCACAAGAATGTTACCAGCAACTAAAGCCATACCTAAAGAAATGTTGCCAATAGTAGATAAACCATTAATTCAATATATAGTGAATGAATGTGTAGCTGCTGGTATTAAAGAAATTGTTCTTGTTACTCATTCATCTAAGAATGCAATAGAAAACCATTTTGATAAGTCATTTGAACTAGAAACTACGCTTGAAAAACGGGTAAAGCGCCAATTATTAGACGAAATACAAGCTATTTGTCCTAAAGATGTCACTATTATGCATGTTCGTCAGGGTGAAGCTAAAGGATTAGGTCATGCAGTCTTAAAAGCAAGGCCATTAATAGGTGAACAACCTTTTGTAGTTGTTCTACCAGACGTGATTTTAGATGACGCAAGTGCAAATTTAAAAACAGAAAACCTTGCTGCTATGCTCAAACGTTTTGAAGAAACGGGGCAAAGCCAAATTTTAGTTGAACCTGTACCTGCCGAAATGGTGAGTAGTTATGGTATTGCTGATTGTAATGGGGAGTCACTTAACGCTGGCGAATCTAAAGTGATGACACAAGTTGTTGAAAAACCAGCAATTGACGAAGCGCCGTCTAACTTAGCGGTTGTTGGTCGTTATGTACTTTCTGCACCTATTTGGGATTTACTTGAGTTTACACCACCGGGTGCAGGTGATGAGATTCAGTTAACTGATGCTATTGCAAGCTTGATGAAACTAGAGCCTGTTGAGGCTTTTCATATGACAGGAAAATCTCACGACTGTGGTTCTAAAATGGGTTATATGAAAGCTAACGTTGAATACGCACTCCGTCATCATGAATTAGGTGATGAGTTTAGCGACTATCTTAAAAATTTAATAAAAACGCTTTAA